Proteins encoded within one genomic window of Oryza glaberrima chromosome 12, OglaRS2, whole genome shotgun sequence:
- the LOC127756902 gene encoding uncharacterized protein LOC127756902, with protein MDNHGGGGGGEGDGAVRVNIEAQASDPAGVVVGMATPFEPQLSDDSPPRSSMQSVAEVVDDGERDAAAAGGVDEGVAVAAVGPERRLTMLALRLAILEKAASGLGALGFIWATVVLLGGFAITLGRVDFWSVTVILLVEGARIFSRSHELEWQHQATWSLAAAGRSSFRLVARSFRFVFHLDDGGKAAADAGGGGGGAPRMARRRWRISWSFLSRHVGRVFYWLQLASAAACVAVSAVRLAGQDFGEAEDARTNRRSALDIFYGLALAEALLFLMEKAMWEWEVSYGRLLQRVAGECHLAGEPGLVAVRRFFYDAYSRCVDGSIFDGLRMDLVSFAEELLVGGSHDEQRIGVGILVNVAANPRLGEAALRRVGTSAAVVDRLVEMLTWSGGAAEAAARASAALVVSKLASKKRNALRVAGVPGAIESVSSLLYAAGDEECNLLGLLIIKKLARDHDNCSKIGNARGLLDKIIDFSAIGGGAVITPSRAKAVKRSLQVVKMLAETTGSTGKLLRREVAEIVFTVSNIRAVLQHGAGHLELQRLGAEVLTRLAMDADAREKIGGTGGVVSLLLAMFLQPSITDEGDAARVEAGEALAMLALDSRRNCDRILRAGGGATTTTTTTTNGAATVARLVDALTDDAAGIGAARILTNLCAYAGGEWFSDLHLVTSGAATALRNVMTTKKSKLLEVSLGLVAQMARFMGPHELSHHLAGAGVAGGEEELVGRLVAVLARYGSPSIRVPRIRRFAVELAVAMMTEGRRRRGAVAVMMAAAGMGPVLRRVAETTSELECFHVFSGSAGLSRHAVSLSALVDTALELMGARGTDDQ; from the coding sequence ATGGAcaaccatggcggcggcggaggaggagagggggacgGGGCGGTGCGAGTGAATATTGAAGCACAGGCGAGTGATccggcgggggtggtggtggggatggCGACGCCGTTCGAGCCGCAGCTGTCGGACGACTCGCCGCCGAGGTCGAGCATGCAGAGCGTCGCCgaggtcgtcgacgacggcgagcgcgacgcggcggcggcgggaggagtaGACGAGGGGGTGGCGGTTGCGGCGGTGGGGCCGGAGCGGAGGCTGACGATGCTGGCGCTGCGGCTGGCGATCCtggagaaggcggcgagcgGGCTGGGCGCGCTCGGCTTCATCTGGGCCACCGTCGTGCTCCTCGGCGGCTTCGCCATCACGCTCGGGAGGGTGGACTTCTGGTCGGTCAccgtcatcctcctcgtcgaggGCGCCCGCATCTTCAGCCGCAGCCACGAGCTGGAGTGGCAGCACCAGGCCACGtggtcgctcgccgccgccggccgctccagCTTCCGCCTCGTCGCCCGCTCCTTCCGCTTCGTGTTCcacctcgacgacggcggcaaggccgccgccgacgccggcggcggcggcggtggcgccccgAGGAtggcgcgacggcgatggcggatCAGCTGGAGCTTCCTGTCGCGGCACGTCGGGAGGGTGTTCTACTGGCTGCAgctggcgtcggcggcggcgtgcgtcgCGGTGTCGGCGGTGCGGCTCGCCGGGCAGGACTtcggcgaggcggaggacgcGCGGACCAACCGGAGGTCGGCGCTGGACATCTTCTACGGGCTCGCGCTGGCGGAGGCGCTGCTGTTCTTGATGGAGAAGGCGATGTGGGAGTGGGAGGTGAGCTACGGGCGCCTCCTccagcgcgtcgccggcgagtgccacctcgccggcgagcccgggctagtcgccgtccgccgcttcTTCTACGACGCCTACTCCCGGTGCGTCGACGGGAGCATCTTCGACGGCCTCCGGATGGACCTCGTCTCCTTCGCCGAGGAGCTCCTCGTCGGGGGCTCCCACGACGAGCAGCGCATCGGCGTCGGGATCCTCGTCAACGTCGCGGCGAACCCGCGGCTCGGGGAGGCCGCGCTGCGGCGCGTCggcacgtcggcggcggtggtggaccGGCTGGTGGAGATGCTCACCTGGAGCGGCGgggccgccgaggccgccgccaggGCGTCCGCCGCGCTCGTCGTGTCCAAGCTCGCCAGCAAGAAGCGGAACGcgctccgcgtcgccggcgtcccCGGCGCCATCGAGTCGGTGTCGTCGCTGCTctacgccgccggcgacgaggagtgcaacctcctcggcctcctcatCATCAAGAAGCTGGCGCGCGACCACGACAACTGCAGCAAGATCGGCAACGCGCGCGGCCTCCTCGACAAGATCATCGACTTCTccgccatcggcggcggcgccgtgatCACGCCGTCGCGCGCCAAGGCCGTGAAGCGGTCGCTGCAGGTGGTGAAGATGCTCGCGGAGACGACGGGGAGCACCGGGAAGCTGCTCCGGCGGGAGGTCGCCGAGATCGTGTTCACGGTGAGCAACATCCGCGCCGTGCTCCAGCACGGCGCCGGCCACCTCGAGCTGCAGCGGCTCGGCGCCGAGGTGCTCACCCGCCTCGCCATGGACGCCGACGCGCGCGAGAAGatcggcggcaccggcggcgtcgtctccctcctcctcgccatgtTCCTCCAGCCCTCCATCACCGACGAGGGCGACGCCGCGCGCgtcgaggccggcgaggcgctCGCCATGCTCGCCCTCGACAGCCGCCGCAACTGCGACCGCATactccgcgccggcggcggcgccaccaccaccaccaccaccaccaccaacggcgccgccaccgtcgcccgccTCGTCGACGCGCTCACCGACGACGCGGCCGGCATCGGCGCGGCCCGGATCCTGACCAACCTCTGCGcgtacgccggcggcgagtggtTCTCCGACCTCCACCTCGTcacctccggcgccgccacggcgctgCGCAACGTGATGACCACCAAGAAGTCCAAGCTGCTCGAGGTCTCCCTGGGTCTCGTCGCCCAGATGGCGCGGTTCATGGGCCCGCACGAGCTGTcccaccacctcgccggcgccggcgtcgccggcggcgaggaggagctggTCGGAAGGCTGGTCGCCGTGCTGGCGAGGTACGGCTCCCCGTCGATCCGGGTGCCGCGGATCCGGCGGTTCGCCgtggagctcgccgtcgcgATGATgacggaggggaggcggcggcgcggcgcggtggcggtgatgatggcggcggccgggatgGGGCCGGTGCTGCGGCGCGTGGCGGAGACCACGTCGGAGCTCGAGTGCTTCCACGTCTTCTCCGGCAGCGCCGGGCTGAGCCGCCACGCCGTCTCCCTCTCCGCCCTCGTCGACACCGCGCTCGAGCTCATGGGGGCACGTGGCACCGACGACCAATAG
- the LOC127757117 gene encoding AP-5 complex subunit mu: protein MSGGGCSVRAIWILTPHDAVAFSRRFAVVEKRWRVEWEAEGGARAEMMPLPADYEVAAAFAERRRREGTARGSGIRTSMSSAGSDSWVDDPITRHIISLHIDKEEGEGFMLWPVVLQKRGSYYILVLPLVDPQSFKAYESLLKRSDCGSSAKEKGNLSSILLNLPCITGALMVAHVIGDIITGDTAEPEVIVSTGPSVGGLLDSLTGSIGISARPKPIAAPVAAPTASISSPVGAPQSESLKGGMRPFDKDLLRNFILGAMPFGTPQDLNYANVTSVRTTGFSADPLPTDQKQPAWKPYLYKGRQRTLFSSLETLNAALYDRDDVQDFLSVSGQVTCRAELEGLPDVSLPLSGLKAARVEVSSFHHCVQASEPTNDKQTLIFQPPLGNFVLMHYQASCNMDPPVKGFYQLSMVSENEGAFLFKLRLMEGYKSPFLMEFCMVTMPFPRRRVASYDGNPSVGTVSMTEHSIEWRIVSSGRGLSGRSIEATFSGTVRFHPITIQRVNSSFRSVPSTAFVEDSDSEQDNTKNGANLDDYLMEKMNKDLQAVNLEEPLSWQAYNYAKVSFKIVGGTLSGLTIDPKSVTIYPSVKAPVEYSMQASSGDYILWNTLGKCPSAALPKLL, encoded by the exons ATGTCCGGCGGCGGATGCAGCGTCCGGGCGATCTGGATCCTCACGCCGCACGACGCCGTCGCCTTCTCCAG GCGATTTGCGGTGGTGGAGAAGCGGTGGCGGGTCGAGTGGGAGGCGGAGGGCGGGGCGAGGGCGGAGATGATGCCGCTGCCGGCTGACtacgaggtcgccgccgccttcgccgaaCGCCGGAGAAG GGAAGGCACGGCGCGTGGTTCTGGAATCCGTACGAGCATGTCATCTGCTGGGTCGGATTCGTGGGTTGATGATCCGATCACTCGCCACATTATATCACTCCATATTGataaagaggaaggagaggggttTATGCTGTGGCCTGTGGTTCTTCAGAAGCGGGGTAGCTATTATATCCTTGTGTTGCCTTTGGTGGATCCTCAATCATTTAAAGCATATGAAAGCCTCTTGAAAAGGTCGGACTGCGGGAGTTCTGCCAAGGAGAAGGGCAATCTTTCTTCCATTCTGCTCAACCTTCCATGCATAACAGG GGCATTAATGGTTGCACATGTTATTGGGGACATAATTACTGGTGATACCGCTGAGCCTGAGGTGATCGTTAGTACTGGCCCCTCTGTTGGTGGGCTGTTAGATTCATTGACAGGAAGTATAGGTATTTCTGCTCGACCAAAACCTATTGCTGCACCTGTCGCAGCCCCGACCGCATCAATTTCCTCACCTGTTGGTGCTCCTCAGTCGGAGTCTCTGAAAGGTGGTATGAGGCCTTTTGACAAGGATTTACTACGGAACTTCATCCTTGGTGCGATGCCTTTTG GAACACCTCAGGATCTTAATTATGCCAATGTTACTTCGGTAAGAACAACTGGGTTTTCCGCTGATCCTCTACCTACAGACCAGAAGCAGCCTGCCTGGAAACCTTATCTGTACAAAGGGAGACAAAGGACTCTCTTCTCAAGCCTAGAGACTTTAAATGCTGCACTATATGACCGTGATGATGTGCAAGATTTCCTTTCGGTTTCTGGACAAGTGACATGTAGGGCTGAGCTAGAAGGTTTACCTGATGTTTCTTTGCCATTGTCTGGGTTAAAAGCTGCTCGTGTGGAGGTTTCATCGTTCCATCACTGTGTGCAAGCTTCAGAGCCTACCAATGATAAGCAAACTCTAATATTTCAACCACCACTAGGAAATTTTGTTTTGATGCACTATCAAGCTTCATGCAACATGGACCCACCTGTTAAAGGTTTCTACCAGTTGTCTATGGTGTCTGAGAATGAAGGTGCTTTTCTATTTAAGCTGAGATTGATGGAGGGTTACAAATCTCCCTTTCTTATGGAATTTTGCATGGTTACAATGCCGTTTCCTCGAAGACGAGTTGCATCATATGATGGAAATCCATCTGTTGGGACAGTTTCAATGACAGAACATTCAATTGAATGGAGAATCGTTTCAAGCGGTCGGGGCCTCAGTGGAAGGAGCATTGAGGCTACCTTCTCTGGTACTGTTAGATTCCATCCTATAACAATCCAGCGAGTAAATTCATCATTTCGATCAGTTCCAAGCACTGCATTTGTTGAAGATAGTGATAGTGAACAAGACAATACTAAGAATGGTGCCAATTTGGATGACTACCTCATGGAAAAAATGAATAAGGACCTTCAAGCAGTTAACTTGGAAGAGCCATTGTCCTGGCAAGCTTATAATTATGCTAAG GTTTCTTTTAAGATTGTTGGGGGCACCCTTTCTGGTCTAACAATTGATCCAAAATCT GTAACCATTTATCCTTCTGTCAAAGCCCCAGTTGAATACTCAATGCAG GCTTCATCTGGAGATTACATACTCTGGAACACTTTAGGAAAATGTCCTTCTGCTGCTTTGCCTAAATTATTATGA
- the LOC127757118 gene encoding glutathione synthetase, chloroplastic-like: protein MSAAAEGRPPAAAAAAAGEMVREATAWCALHGLVVGDRADPRSGTVPGVGLVHAPFSLLPTHLPESHWRQACELAPIFNELVDRVSLDGDFLQDSLSKTKQVDDFTSRLLEIHRKMMEINKEENIRLGLHRSDYMLDSETNSLLQIELNTISASFPGLGSLVSELHRTLIDQYGHLFCLDSKRVPGNEASSQFAKALARAWNEFNVDSAVIMMIVQPEERNMYDQYWLAKHLKESHGITTIRKTLSEVEAEGHVLPDGTLVIDGKTVSVVYFRAGYTPNDYPSEAEWAARLLLEQSSAVKCPSISYHLVGTKKIQQELARPKVLERFLENKEEITKIRKCFAGLWSLDDEEIVKSAIQKPELFVLKPQREGGGNNIYGIDVRETLIRLQKEGGDALAAYILMQRIFPKASLSNLVRGGVCHEALTISELGIYGAYLRNNDKVVMNEQSGYLMRTKVSSSDEGGVAAGFAVLDSLYLTDKAM, encoded by the exons atgagcgccgccgcggaggggaggccgccggcagcggcggcggcggcggcgggtgagatGGTGCGGGAGGCCACCGCGTGGTGCGCGCTGCACgggctcgtcgtcggcgaccgcGCCGACCCG CGATCTGGAACAGTCCCCGGTGTTGGTTTGGTTCATGCTCCTTTCTCTCTGCTCCCAACGCATCTTCCAGAATCTCATTGGAGGCAGGCGTGCGAGTTGGCTCCTATTTTTAACGAGCTTGTGGATCGTGTTAGCTTGGACGGGGACTTCTTGCAAGATTCTTTGTCTAA AACAAAGCAAGTTGACGATTTCACTTCTAGGCTGTTAGAGATTCATAGGAAGATGATGGAAATAAATAAGGAGGAG AATATCCGGTTGGGGTTGCATCGGTCAGACTATATGCTTGATTCAGAGACCAATTCTCTTCTTCAAATAGAGCTCAACACTATTTCAGCATCTTTCCCTGGGCTTGGTTCCTTAGTAAGTGAGCTTCACAG GACCTTAATTGATCAGTATGGACACTTATTTTGTCTAGACTCCAAGAGGGTTCCTGGAAATGAGGCAAGCAGTCAATTTGCTAAAGCATTGGCCAGAGCATGGAATGAATTTAATGTTGACAG TGCTGTAATTATGATGATTGTTCAGCCCGAAGAAAGAAATATGTATGACCAGTACTGGCTCGCCAAACATTTGAAGGAAT CACATGGCATAACGACTATCAGGAAAACTTTGTCAGAGGTAGAGGCTGAAGGCCACGTTCTCCCAGATGGAACACTTGTCAT AGATGGCAAAACAGTTTCTGTGGTGTACTTCAGAGCTGGCTATACACCAAATGATTATCCTTCAGAAGCA GAATGGGCTGCAAGGCTATTGCTGGAACAATCATCTGCTGTAAAGTGCCCTTCGATATCATACCATTTAGTGGGGACCAAGAAGATTCAACAAGAATTAGCAAGACCTAAGGTTCTTGAAAG GTTTCTTGAAAACAAGGAGGAAATCACAAAGATCCGTAAATGCTTTGCAGGACTATGGAGCTTGGATGATGAAGAGATTGTGAAATCCGCAATCCAAAAACCCGAGTTGTTTGTCTTGAAGCCCCAACGTGAAGGCGGAG GGAACAACATATACGGTATTGATGTACGAGAGACTTTGATCAGACTCCAGAAGGAAGGAGGGGATGCGCTTGCAGCCTACATACTGATGCAAAGAATCTTCCCAAAAGCCTCTCTCTCTAATCTGGTTCGTGGTGGTGTTTGCCATGAGGCCCTCACAATATCTGAGCTTGGAATTTATGGTGCTTACTTGCG GAACAATGATAAGGTGGTTATGAATGAACAGAGTGGTTACTTGATGCGGACAAAAGTTTCATCGTCAGATGAAGGTGGCGTTGCTGCAGGATTTGCTGTTTTGGATAGTTTGTACTTAACCGACAAGGCGATGTAG
- the LOC127756357 gene encoding uncharacterized protein LOC127756357, whose product MSGCMRRFNPDWFKTFGNWLEYSIVEDASYCLCCYLFKNETLGHGGGDAFSTQGFRTWKFDRFKIHIGGPSSVHNQNVKRCDDLMNQQQSIRSNIVKQEKKGKMEYMISLIASIDIARLLLTLGLPFRGHDESESSKRKGNLMTVLVRAALCYYLVWLVWILLIHSLNFDKDKILEMARLYPDDFDSEHKIEELGCQLENFVENIRDDSRFCNLKGLADLCKKLVEKKKHTSYHLVFLLLKLVLILPVATASVERAFSAMKYIKSDLRNRIADTYIIA is encoded by the exons ATGAGTGGGTGTATGCGTCGTTTTAATCCAGATTGGTTTAAGACATTTGGTAATTGGTTGGAGTACAGTATAGTAGAAGATGCATCATACTGTCTTTGTTGCTATTTGTTTAAAAATGAAACTCTAGGGCATGGTGGAGGAGATGCATTTTCAACTCAGGGGTTTAGAACTTGGAAATTCGATAGGTTCAAAATTCATATTGGTGGCCCTTCTAGTGTTCATAATCAGAATGTGAAGAGATGTGATGATCTCATGAACCAACAACAGTCTATTCGATCTAATATTGTTAAGCAAGAAAAGAAAGGTAAGATGGAGTACATGATTAGTTTAATAGCATCCATTGATATTGCAAGATTGCTTCTGACTTTGGGTTTGCCATTTAGAGGTCATGATGAAAGTGAATCTTCTAAGAGGAAGGGAAA CTTAATGACCGTTTTAGTGAGAGCAGCACTGTGTTACTACTTGGTGTGGCTTGTTTGGATCCTGCTGATTCATTCTCTTAACTTTGACAAGGACAAAATACTAGAAATGGCTCGATTGTATCCTGATGATTTTGACAGTGAACACAAGATTGAAGAGCTTGGTTGCcaacttgaaaattttgttgaGAATATTCGTGATGATTCAAGATTCTGCAATCTGAAAGGGCTTGCTGATCTGTGCAAGAAATTagttgaaaaaaagaaacacacttCTTATCATTTGGTGTTTTTGTTATTGAAGCTGGTATTAATTCTACCCGTCGCCACAGCATCAGTCGAGAGAGCTTTTTCTGCTATGAAGTATATCAAGTCTGATTTGCGCAATAGAATAGCCGATACTTATATCATTGCATGA
- the LOC127758001 gene encoding uncharacterized protein LOC127758001 produces the protein MAFPDWVMLDPYVFRDGPFPDDDPTAAIGHNSRGDKVGVRFLLRAPPEPSSIFLDWEAGTGDCDDFSVVAAHRDAVLFQMGYLVSLGSSNAYKAFDYLLYRAAGAGGSSPSLDLLAPFGGSVDELKARMEADGLIRLTNQHLRRLKCLDIGVLCRDGEEFAVAELQITRSEVGPELHVLRSSTSSRKWELKRPPITPANGGSLDLEKFLWDWDADTVIPFGSYLCWVDYCLGILFCDMFDENPQLHYLEFPADVRGACFGGCCQAVGVTNGVMKLVSLVPDDGLIAENYTPESGFTIVCWTLRMDEMDKMVWEKDAVLKSDHLWSMLKPDFLWPLDEFRFITTNRFPRVQFPLISIDDSSVIYLVLAQNGRVEEAGYNYDETWLLAIDMSKMTLKMSFPHIEDEMGDPSPEMLAFAEDKFWRFEPFLAADFSRHFNLRCPRLSKQICMESALLPQKRKFGCAEYLPLDGPSLAIF, from the exons ATGGCGTTTCCTGATTGGGTCATGCTCGACCCCTACGTCTTCCGCGACGGCCCGTTCCCCGACGACGATCCGACCGCGGCGATCGGGCACAACTCGAGAGGCGACAAGGTCGGCGTGCGCTTCCtgctccgcgcgccgccggagccgtcCAGCATCTTCCTGGATTGGGAGGCTGGCACAGGGGATTGCGACGActtctccgtcgtcgccgcccaccgcgACGCCGTCCTGTTCCAGATGGGTTACCTGGTTTCGTTGGGCTCCAGCAATGCCTACAAGGCGTTCGACTATTTGCTCTACCGGGCGGCGGGGGCCGGCGGCTCTTCGCCGTCGCTCGACTTGCTCGCTCCCTTCGGTGGCTCCGTCGACGAGCTCAAGGCCAGGATGGAGGCGGACGGCCTGATCCGCCTCACGAACCAGCACCTCCGCAGGCTCAAGTGCCTGGACATCGGCGTCCTGtgccgcgacggcgaggagttCGCCGTGGCGGAGCTCCAGATCACCAGGTCAGAGGTCGGTCCGGAGCTCCACGTGCTGCGTTCTTCTACCTCCAGCCGCAAGTGGGAGCTCAAGCGGCCGCCGATCACCCCTGCGAACGGCGGCTCTCTCGATCTGGAGAAATTTCTCTGGGACTGGGACGCCGACACGGTCATCCCGTTCGGGAGCTACCTGTGCTGGGTGGATTACTGTCTTGGTATCTTGTTCTGCGACATGTTTGATGAGAATCCACAGCTCCACTACCTAGAGTTCCCCGCGGATGTCAGAGGAGCATGCTTCGGTGGGTGTTGTCAGGCCGTGGGTGTGACCAATGGCGTCATGAAGCTCGTCTCTCTAGTTCCTGATGATGGCCTCATTGCTGAgaattacacccctgaatctGGTTTCACCATCGTTTGCTGGACCTTGAGGATGGATGAAATGGATAAGATGGTATGGGAGAAAGATGCCGTGCTCAAATCTGATCATCTTTGGTCGATGCTCAAACCCGATTTTCTTTGGCCCCTAGATGAGTTCCGTTTTATCACTACCAATAGGTTCCCAAGAGTGCAGTTCCCTCTAATCAGCATCGATGACTCAAGTGTTATATATCTTGTCTTGGCACAGAACGGGAGGGTGGAGGAGGCAGGATACAATTATGATGAAACATGGCTCCTTGCAATTGATATGAGTAAAATGACCTTGAAAATGTCGTTTCCACATATCGAGGATGAAATGGGAGATCCATCTCCTGAGATGCTTGCATTTGCTGAGGATAAATTCTGGAGGTTTGAGCCATTCCTCGCTGCTGACTTCTCCAGGCATTTCAATCTGCGATGCCCCAG GTTATCCAAGCAAATTTGCATGGAATCAGCTCTACTGCCTCAGAAAAGAAAATTCGGTTGTGCTGAATACCTTCCATTGGATGGTCCCTCTCTTGCCatattctga